A window of the Candidatus Eremiobacterota bacterium genome harbors these coding sequences:
- a CDS encoding glutamine synthetase: MLTTVKDTSAARKHALALAKEHGVRWVRLAFVDVLGIEKSVSIPAGQFERALNGNVTFDGGSIDGFVRGEEVDMVLRPDPATFTVLPWTSDGQTEARVLCDIETPDGMPFEGDPRSTLKRVLEDAGDVMQTLRAGLEVEFYLFALGADGTPSTRTTDAGSYFDFSASDRGEEVRLATSVALEAMGIPVSSAHHEHGAGQHELDLAAGTVLATADRLVTVRGVVKRIAERHGLHATFMPKPLEDQAGSGLHVYFALGEVDEAVRLYAVAGLLEHAPGFTAICNPTVNSYKRLVAAWDAPVYTVWSHRSANALVRVPPAFDGEPPLLEVRSPDASCNPYLASAVLIEAIADGIRSRSLPGDPFTGSTYELGERYRTEHGIRTLPKSLRQAISALDEDLVIRGALGDHI; this comes from the coding sequence ATGCTCACCACCGTGAAAGATACTTCGGCGGCGCGCAAGCACGCGCTCGCGCTCGCGAAAGAGCACGGCGTGCGCTGGGTGCGGCTGGCGTTCGTCGACGTGCTCGGGATCGAGAAGAGCGTCTCGATCCCGGCCGGCCAGTTCGAGCGCGCGCTGAACGGCAACGTGACCTTCGACGGCGGCTCGATCGACGGGTTCGTGCGCGGCGAGGAAGTCGACATGGTGCTGCGCCCCGATCCGGCGACGTTCACCGTCCTGCCGTGGACGAGCGACGGCCAGACCGAAGCGCGCGTGCTGTGCGACATCGAGACGCCGGACGGAATGCCGTTCGAAGGCGATCCGCGCTCGACGCTCAAGCGCGTGCTCGAAGACGCGGGCGACGTGATGCAGACGCTGCGCGCCGGACTCGAGGTGGAGTTCTATCTCTTCGCGCTGGGCGCCGACGGCACGCCCTCGACGCGCACGACCGACGCCGGCTCGTACTTCGACTTCTCAGCCAGCGACCGCGGCGAGGAAGTGCGGCTGGCGACCAGCGTCGCGCTCGAGGCGATGGGGATCCCGGTCTCCTCGGCGCACCACGAGCACGGCGCCGGCCAGCACGAGCTCGACCTCGCCGCCGGAACGGTGCTGGCGACGGCCGACCGGCTCGTCACCGTGCGCGGCGTCGTCAAGCGCATCGCCGAGCGGCACGGATTGCACGCGACGTTCATGCCGAAGCCGCTCGAAGACCAAGCCGGAAGCGGTTTGCACGTCTACTTCGCGCTCGGCGAGGTCGACGAAGCGGTGCGGTTGTACGCGGTCGCCGGGCTCCTCGAGCACGCGCCGGGGTTCACCGCGATCTGCAACCCGACGGTGAACTCGTACAAGCGGCTCGTCGCCGCCTGGGACGCGCCGGTCTACACCGTGTGGTCGCACCGCAGCGCGAACGCGCTGGTGCGCGTGCCGCCCGCGTTCGACGGCGAGCCGCCGCTGCTCGAAGTCCGCAGTCCCGACGCATCGTGCAACCCCTATCTGGCCTCGGCGGTGCTGATCGAAGCGATCGCCGACGGAATCCGCTCGCGCTCGCTGCCCGGCGACCCTTTCACCGGCTCGACGTACGAGCTGGGCGAGCGGTATCGCACCGAGCACGGCATCCGCACGCTCCCTAAGTCACTGCGTCAGGCGATCTCGGCGCTCGACGAGGACCTCGTGATCCGCGGTGCGCTCGGCGACCACATC